The following are encoded together in the Bombus huntii isolate Logan2020A unplaced genomic scaffold, iyBomHunt1.1 ctg00000083.1, whole genome shotgun sequence genome:
- the LOC126876554 gene encoding uncharacterized protein LOC126876554, which produces MKDPQLNISQRQIDDAKNTSKPTPDAPAKDDTSSLYLSTISFSHSDPLKRWREYLALGHMTKVNDNHSDDNGYYLPHHGVTKASSQTTKLRVVFDGSAPTPYLAIRCLKQLAEDEGHRFPRAAQVLQRDFYVDDALTGAETKDEALTLRTELTNLLQLAGLNIRKWASNDKDLLHGLSLEKTNHQHFLGDSQTLKTLGVFWNSSDDSILYSVEVKPTPSRVTKRIISSEIAKIYDPLGLLAPVIVRAKMLLQRIWSSKIDWDESLPIELHTEWERYYAQLPLLNNVRFPRKAIIESAMEIELHGFCDASEKAYGACVYLRTLNTNGRVWTQLLTAKSKVAPLKCQTIPRLELSGALLLTSLMSTVQQALSHKITRTIYWTDSTIVLHWLNTSPHTLKTFVANRVSEIQTKTSIRDWRYVPTDDNPADLISRGQTPEEFLRPTIWQHGPAWLYQSEGYWPTWALTPQIEVPEQKGAICLSANPADYSLLQRYSSWPKLIRIIARCLRWKQKRNRAAPLTVTELRITHNKLIKLLQNIHFSEEIRTLQKDRNAAIKGKLTRLNPFIDKEGILRVGGRLSHSSMTFAQKHPIVLPKSSVTTRIIDHEHKIHMHSGTQATLYAVRQRYWPVDGRSQVWRAIKGCVRCCRAQPPPVEYVMGNLPEARVTESRPFTNVGVDYCGPFHIKEKRDRNRRQIKVYVAIFVCLAIKAVHIELVDDLTSEAFIAALRRFIARRGYCSTIHSDNGTNFRGASNELRELHDLLQSDDHKEKVTAFLADKQIEWRFIPPHSPHFGGLWEAAK; this is translated from the exons ATGAAGGACCCTCAATTAAACATATCTCAGAGGCAGATCGACGATGCGAAGAACACTTCCAAGCCCACACCCGACGCACCAGCGAaggacgatacatcgtcgcTCTACCTTTCAACGATCAGCTTCAGTCACTCGGATCCTCTAAAACGCTGGCGA GAATACCTGGCGTTGGGACACATGACGAAGGTCAATGACAACCACTCCGACGACAACGGATACTATTTACCCCATCATGGCGTGACCAAAGCATCGAGTCAAACCACCAAACTCCGTGTAGTTTTCGACGGATCGGCACCAA CCCCGTATCTAGCTATTCGGTGCCTCAAGCAACTGGCAGAGGACGAAGGACATCGATTTCCACGTGCAGCACAGGTACTGCAGCGGGATTTCTACGTCGACGACGCTCTCACCGGAGCCGAAACGAAGGACGAAGCCCTCACGCTCAGAACAGAACTCACCAATTTACTTCAACTGGCCGGCTTAAACATACGAAAATGGGCGTCAAACGATAAGGACTTATTACACGGACTTTCCTTAGAAAAAACAAATCACCAACATTTTTTGGGCGACTCGCAAACCTTGAAGACGCTGGGAGTGTTTTGGAATTCATCCGACGACTCTATTCTTTACTCGGTCGAAGTCAAACCCACGCCCTCTCGAGTCACGAAACGAATCATCAGCTCGGAGattgcaaaaatttacgatccGCTCGGTCTGCTCGCACCGGTGATTGTTCGGGCCAAGATGCTACTTCAACGAATATGGTCGTCGAAAATCGATTGGGATGAATCACTTCCGATCGAGTTACATACAGAGTGGGAAAGGTACTATGCCCAATTACCCTTATTAAACAACGTCAGGTTCCCACGCAAGGCAATAATCGAGTCCGCAATGGAAATTGAACTGCATGGTTTCTGCGATGCCAGCGAAAAGGCTTACGGAGCCTGTGTTTATCTTCGAACCCTTAACACCAACGGCCGTGTTTGGACCCAGCTTTTAACCGCAAAATCGAAAGTCGCCCCACTCAAGTGCCAGACCATTCCTCGGCTCGAGCTGAGCGGAGCACTCCTTCTTACGTCCCTGATGTCGACAGTACAACAAGCCCTATCACACAAAATTACTCGAACTATCTATTGGACCGATTCCACTATCGTCCTCCATTGGCTCAATACATCACCTCACACCCTTAAAACATTCGTCGCTAACAGAGTCTCCGAAATTCAAACAAAAACCAGCATCCGCGATTGGCGCTACGTTCCTACCGACGACAACCCCGCGGACTTAATATCACGCGGCCAAACACCCGAAGAGTTTCTGCGCCCAACCATCTGGCAGCACGGTCCTGCATGGCTCTACCAGTCGGAAGGCTATTGGCCGACATGGGCGCTAACACCGCAAATTGAAGTACCGGAGCAGAAGGGGGCGATTTGTCTGTCCGCAAACCCCGCCGATTACAGTTTGttgcaaagatattcatccTGGCCCAAGTTGATACGAATCATAGCTCGTTGCCTCCGTTGGAAACAGAAAAGGAACCGAGCGGCACCCCTAACCGTTACTGAATTACGCATAACGCACAATAAACTGATAAAATTGTTGCAAAACATCCATTTCTCCGAGGAAATTCGTACACTCCAAAAAGATCGGAACGCGGCGATAAAGGGTAAGCTCACGCGACTCAATCCGTTCATAGACAAGGAAGGAATATTGCGAGTCGGGGGTCGACTCAGTCATTCGTCGATGACCTTCGCCCAGAAACATCCCATAGTATTACCTAAGTCATCCGTTACAACACGCATCATAGACCACGAGCACAAGATCCACATGCATTCCGGAACGCAGGCTACGTTATACGCAGTAAGACAAAGATACTGGCCCGTTGACGGTCGAAGTCAAGTATGGCGGGCGATCAAAGGCTGCGTCCGCTGCTGCCGCGCTCAACCACCGCCGGTAGAATACGTGATGGGTAATCTGCCGGAGGCGCGAGTAACGGAATCTCGCCCATTTACAAACGTCGGCGTCGATTACTGCGGGCCGTTCCACATCAAGGAAAAACGAGATCGTAACCGTCGTCAGATAAAAGTATACGTAGCCATTTTCGTATGCCTAGCAATTAAAGCGGTACACATCGAGCTCGTTGACGATCTCACTAGCGAAGCCTTCATCGCCGCTCTTCGCAGATTTATCGCTCGACGAGGGTATTGCTCCACCATCCATTCTGATAACGGCACCAACTTCAGAGGAGCAAGCAACGAATTACGAGAGCTTCACGATTTATTACAATCGGACGATCACAAGGAAAAAGTGACCGCATTTTTAGCCGACAAACAAATCGAATGGCGCTTCATTCCCCCTCATTCGCCGCATTTCGGTGGGCTATGGGAAGCAGCG aaatag